The DNA region AGCCGCTCTGACGCCAAAAATTGGTTGCAGGCTTCTAAATACCATCTGTtaatcatgtttattttttaatcatttctgGCTTGActagcattttaaaaatcaagcaGTTGACATGGACATGCTAGTGagctttttttgtcaataaatgcaaataaaactgGTAGTAAATAGTGATGGCAAAAGATAACTGATATCAATACTCCAAGAGGAAAGTATTTAAGCATCGACAGAAAATATGACAGAAGTATGAACGAAATTCGTTTTGCCTTTCAAAAACTCCCTTGTTATATGTGCAAGATATGCATGAGCAAGCTAAAAACTCGCTAACAAACAACATAAACAGTATATAAATCATTGAAGTAACAGTGTATGTGTAATATATTTTGCTTAATTAACTGTTTCTTATACCTATTTACAATACattgcaaatgtttttttttatttattcatagcTATGATGTTAACCTTAAGCAGTTATTAATGTGCTGTTCAATTGTTTTGTCCATTACATACGTTTGAATTTCCAAATtctaataaataaggaataagaaatcattctttgagtattatgaggtgataattttggtcggggcgtgatcaaatccaataaagcccgaagggctctatgatagatttgatcacgccccgaccgaaattatcacctcataatattcaaagagtgactccttattacttatatttatataattttaaaccatcgtacggttaaatatttaaatataaataagcaaaccctgctgccgcctcaatttggctttatgagATATATAGTACAAAGTCGATACTTAGtattatcacaggcaaagacactgaagaatgtaaatatttaacgTTATAAAGAATGGTTTGATAATTATGGTTAACTGCTCAATACTCAATGTTTGTATTTTATCTTTACTAAGGAATAGGAATATTTCTTTGAGTGTTATGAAATAATCAAATAGGGTCTGGATTATCAAATCATGTAAACTACATAGAGCTTTGTCATAGATTGGATCACACCCGATCGTATTTATTCACCTTATTCTACTCAAACTATGATTCCTTATCACttatattgatttaatttttagcaATGGTACGATTAAGATTAACTTAGTCattaatgaaatgaattgaCTCTACATTAAAAACGAaatcgtagtgttatcacaatGACattggataatgtaaatatattgtttgaaaaCGTAAACACATTgcaattgtttttataaaacgAAAATCTAGAACGTGGAATTGAAATAATATCGTATAAAATTTAATAGATTATTATacggtatacatgtacatgtttattattgACATTAGAATCAAGCAACGAAATGAGTTTTAGACACATTAGAAAATATATTGCTATAAATGATTACAGTACAATAAGTATCACTCATTTAAAGGTGCAAATGAAACAAAGTATAATGTCAAGAAAATGTAGATTACACATGATACATTTTATACTGTCAATAACTGTACATTGAAGATAAGAGTGGTCTTGGTACGATAAGACCAGCTGTCTGTCTGTGATACAATTCTGTAAAAGTGTTTTGATGATCAGGATAAACACTGATGTATGGATTCATCATTCTATGAGCGTTTGCTAGGTTGGCCTCAGCAAGCAATTCCAAACTTACTGATGTCTGACGTTTCCATTTTGTTCTGAAAGCAATAAATATTAAATCTggataaatatacaaaatgaaatagCTTTATTCTTTCGCAATTGAACTAAgacatttaaaagatataaatcgTAGATATATTtggaaaagaaatttttgtataatttCAAATATACTAAAATTACCTTCTATTTTGGTACCAAGTTTTGACTTGAGTGTCGGAAAGTCCTAGTTTGGCAGCTAACTCCATTCTGTCTTGAACGCTAAGATACTTTTGTCGAGCAAAGTGCTTTTCAAGATTGTTAAGTTGTTGATCTGTAAAAGCTGTCCTGGCTTTACGAGGTTTCTTTATTTTGGTAACCATTTCATGTCTTAGGTAACCTtctgaaaaaattatatttatcatgAAGAAAAAACAATACTGTCTATTAAAGTTgttgataaattttttattacctACTCATTTACagtgtttatatatttaaaaaaaatggcgtTGAATAATTTATATGCATGTACCTGAAGTAGAGCATCCCCTCGAGGCTGGAGTGTTCAATTCCTCATCTGAATCTCCATTCGATGCTGTATCTGAGCAATTATAATCAACATTTCTGCTTTTGTTTTCTGTCGATAAAATATCACTGATCATGAACGAAGTCCTCTTTGTGAATGATTTACGACCATCATCACAAGATGATAAGAAATTAGTCCCATTCTCACTTGATCTGGAAGGTTTGCACGTTCCTGAAAACTCTTCAATGTTTTTGTTCCAAACTGCACCTATGTTTGAATGAATAGCAGAAACTAACTGCCTGCTTTGATCTTTGGTATGAATTTGGTAGTTCCTGTAGAATTCCATGCTGTTTGCTGGTAAAGCCCAAATGTTTGGATTTTTTACCCTTTATAAACGTGTCAACAATAGAAAACCGCTTAAACCAATGGCAAACTTTTCTGCATTGTAAAGTTCAGATATCCAGTTGCATGCTTCGGGGGCGGACCTTCCTTGATGTGGTTGACAGGAATTTACAAGATTTTTGGTTGCATTTAGCACTACGTTTAAAAAGTATGTTTAAGCTTGCAAATCTTTGGTTTCTCAGTAAATTGCTACTAATACGTTGCTTCAATTAAACCTTCTTTTATTTACCATTAAGAATATGGCCTTGTATTTTACCTTTCTTAAAGACAATGGTTTATTAATTTAAGATTGCAGTGTCTGTCTTACAAAGAACAGTTTTTGTGAttcaaattctttgaaaaattttttatttaaagaaccTGAAATATCAATTGTGAtatgtttttatgatttttatgttGAAAGACGGTGTAATGGGGTTTGATATTAATTTGCATACTTGATGGTATAAATCAATTGTTATAAATATTCTGTTATAAAATCCAACGACCAATTTTTTGCGGTACTATGTATTTTGTTGTTGTGGGCTAGTTTTGTGCCTTGCTGCTTCCAGAACATGTATTTTCAGCCATCACTTTGTTTATGCAATGTGGAATAATTTGCAACCAGTTGAATATTGCCAGTAACCTAACTTTAAAGTgaaggggaagggggggggggggaggggctgGCAATTCATAAACATCATTGATAGTCCTCCATTAGAAAGTTAGCTATACTGGATAGTAACTAGTATAAATTAGACCTTGACAgattttgtttgtgttttttaagGTACAAATGATTGAAGTTCTTATATGATGTTCCTATCATATCTTACTTGTGGTGAAAACCCTTCAAATCGACTAGCTAAATGGATGCAAAATACTGGATTTGTAGCTAGAGGACATGGTTTCGACATAAGTAATTGCTACATAGATAGAAGTATATAGATTTTAAAAGTGTTATTTTGTCAATTGCAATTGAGGCGTTGATATATTCATTGATAATGAATCTTATCCAAACCgttaagttatatatatatatatatatatataaaataatacctTCTTATTTTATCTAAGGTGTTTAATTTTCTCTACATTCATAAAGTGtaggttttatttaaaaaattataaagcgGAAACGCACATTTTAGACTTTTAGTTAAGCATATGATGTTATATACTATTCTTATTACAATTAAACAGGTAATGATTACTCTTCAAATGTCGCAATCTATAATATTATCGATGTGTGAAGTCACCTGTCCGCAAATGGTTTTCTTAACATAAAAAACTAGTATTTGCCTTTTTAAAAGCAACATATATGTGACACCGAAAGAATTTATTCAGAACaaattttttctaatattgaATGACCAACAGGGATAATGTTGTAAAGAATGTGGTAAGAAAGTGTTTTATATCTTGTCTTGTGTTAAAGATTCCAAAAACGAAGTAAAGCAGACTTAAATTGAGGTCTATCTTTTCATCTCGTAAAATCGACtaaatgaaattgatattcattaattGACCGATTAGAAGATTCCaagataaaaattaattgtaatagCTACCGAAAACATTATTTCGAAATGGTTTTAGGAAACGTTTTcatcttattttttatataaaatatttatgattaccaatagaaaaattatacccTTAGATAACATAATACATTTCTTAAGTTATAAAAGTAATCGTATTATTTGCTGGGAACAAAgaaatttgtaaattgtttgcATTGAAACCACCATAAGGATAGGAAAGGGATAGAATTTCTTCAAATGGAAATTTGAATCCATTTGCTTTGAATATATGTATTTCTGATGTTGTTTATACCTCTATAGTTAAGACGGATCTTTTTGGGAGAGTTATCGTAAATAGGAAAAATATATACCACAATGTATATGCTAATCACGGCTTGCACTAAAAGCAACAGACATTGTTCCTCCTCAAGCAAGACTgctaaggaaaaaaataatatttatatattttcttttgattaaaGTATGCACAATGTTAGAAAGTTGGACTTGGTTGCAAATATTTGACATCGAAAATCGTGAATAATATTGTGTTGAATCCtcaaactttaaacattttCGTCGCAAACAATTTTGATGTTCCTGATGCAGGAACAATGTATTTGTTCACAAGAATTTATTCACAAGTTTACTAGTATACAAATTTCACTTAAAATGGGATCACTTGTGAATTGATTGAAAAAGGCAATCAATTTtctaatatttgaaatatatttaattatcttaaaaaatgttctttaaaatgttgttgcaaaaatattgcatttaaacaaaactttgaAAGCGAAGAAGAAGACTATAATTAAGGGTACAttgtatttaattatattatttcgacaaaaaaagttaaccattacatgaaaaataatttgaccctgaaatgtttaaaaattgatgtaaatgagataataatatataaatgttacattttgCTCTTTAAATGTATAGTGTTATAATATTGAATGGGCAATTGTGAGAGTAATTAAACGATCAACACGAAGAACTATTTCACTATTTGTACTGTATTGTATTTCTCCCgaatttaaattttctactTATCGTGTCCAAAGAACTCATTATTTGCCCCATTTAAGTTCATTTTATGTTTCTCAGAGTTATTAAGTTTGaaacctgtaaaaaaaatacatcattaGGTATATTAAATGAATCATAAACAATcttaaattttagaatattaaACCTACAATTTACATTGCCGACCGCCAAGTGAGGTCTAATTATGTTTATTATTCGGTCTTAATATCTCAAACAGGTAGAAAGAgcttaatatatgtatttaaacgAAGGCAAAGCACTTTTCCTATTGATAGTTTCAATACAAAGAACCAtggtttagaaaaaaataaatttgatactTTTATCTATTAAAATAGACGaaaaatatgcattgaaatTTCTGAAATACAGTTCCTTTTACAATTTAACGATATAGTAATACTTATCAATAGACGTCAAAATATGTGATGCATTTTTCACATGAGTATCACGTTTTGATTCTAATTTCCTAAAGACTATTTGGCGATTACAGCCAAATTATAGGTCTTTTGTTAATTGCTgataaatattaacaatttatgtgttaaacttacaaataaaaacGAAGCACGCGAAGAGCAAACCatctttaaaatgacaaaacatGATCGGTAATTTTCCAAGTCAGTAGGGTTAAAAGTATAATACGCTGGAGACGGCTTCATTGTTATTCTGTGTGTAATAGAATATCGTTATGACAATTATAACCGTGTCTGATAACTACAAACTATGAAGACTTTTTCCGATAAAAGAAAGATATGTTAATGGGCTGGGAACTTGTATAATTGTTAGGTTGAGCATTGAAACCCAAAAAGAAATTAGACGCACAAAGTGACATAACAAAAAAGCGaatcaattataataattatcatttttcttcttctattGTTCTTTACATTAGTCATACATTTATATgtgaaaaatgtgtttttcttccaaatattttgagaattggtaatgtattttataacatTGTGCCTCTATGCTCTACATGCAATGCATTATAAAGAACAAATGTTAATTATACTTCtataagtatttatttattatttgtcTTGAGTGTTAAAATGTTATCTATGAATTGCCATCGCCTATCTCTTTGCACATTTTTCACACAGATTGGAATTGGTGTTAACACGATTTTCAGTCCGTGTATCTACATGTTAAACACAAATAAACAGGCCAGCAATTGTCATTAAAGTGTCgtttttaacaacaaacaagAGATTAAATGGAGATAAATGGCATCCTTTAAAGTTATCGTCATGTCCATCAAAACACACAGTAAACTGAAGCATTTTCTAAACAAATGGGTCTTTCAGCAGAATCCAAACAATTCAATTACTTTaagaaatttaacaaatttcataaaatgttatgtAAAGACGAAGATATGATAGATTGTCGGCAAACAAACAGATGCTTTGTGCTGCTGTTGCTTGCAAAAACGGACCAAGGGAGACAATTGCTTTGGaggttaatttttttcttcgtaTCGCAGAGATCATCTTCTTCATATATTCTTTACCCCTGTCATCTTACTGATGCAGTTAGTGATAAATTTGTTTTAGTTATGAAAAAGCAACTGTTTGTTAAAGAAATGTATCATTTACAGTGTCACGTAATACCATCTACGCGCCGAGAAGTTTTTCTTGCGtttatatttctgtaccaatcaaCGAAACCTTCTTTTAAAACTTGAAACTATTTCAACAGCTGTGATAAATGAATAAGAATAGATTcaaaatacacacacacacacacacacacacacacacacacacacacacacacatatatatatatatatatatacacacattttTTCATCGACTAATATGCAATTGGGATCTGTCAATGTGAATGTAAAAGTGATGCGAGGTTagcaaaatatattcaaaatcgatgaaatactatatatatatatatatatatatatatatatatatatatatatatatatatatatatatatatatatatatagtcttgCCTAGATGGACGAGTGggtagcgcggtggccgctcactgctaggagaatgggctCCAGAGGTCGtgggttcaagcctcggtcggtatatatatatatatatatatatatatatatatatatatatatatatatatatatatatatatatatatatatatatgtatatatatgtacacgaTTCGGCTAAAATTGTAATGAATCCTTAAAGAAATGGTATAACCTGTGACAAACTGCGGTAACATTAATGTTTTTGGTGACGTTACACTTTACACCAGTTCAAACTACCGATACGCAAGTTTTACTTCTGACAAATCTTTtctttaacaataaaaatatggattttGATTACTTTCTGaatgcatattacatgtattattgttgtctgaaataaattttgtatttaaaggatatttgacaaaaatatttggcGCTGTGTTGGCGCTGTGACTTGTGTGTTAAAGCTCAATtcatcttttttcttctttccatcATATCACAAGAACGCTTGGATTTCTGATCAGTGGTAAGAGAACATATGTTTAGATAGCTTGATAGATGAAGACCATCAACACTCTGAGTGGTGCCTACATGTCTTAACCATCGTCTGATGTTTTCTTccgattatttttgataatgtcCTCGGCATTGCCAGTTAAAGGTACTTTTGGACCAGATCTTCTGAAACCTTATTTTGTCCAAATCACAAAAAGatggatttttttaatcttgaaaaggttttcaaataaattgttaaaaatacgTCTCTTTAAGTGATAAATGTTTCTCTTTAAATTTCAATGCTGATGTTCTATCTTTTTGCGCATCAATGTAACATAACGCAACTTTCTTTCTactatttgtattttaaaataatgagtAATCACTACATCTAAAATTGCTAGTTGGGTAAATTTTAACAGTGCTCGGAAGTAAACAAAGAATCCTACTATGGAACAACTTAACCTGAATGGCCCTTAAGTTTTTGAAAGCATCCTCGTTGAAAGGAGATACAGATAATATTCAATCCAATAATCTGTCTGGAATCAGAAGAGATGCCCTGTAGCCAATTCAAAATACGTCAGAGATAGAGTGATAATAGAAACAAATCCAATGCTCACTAAATTTCAACATctttaatctttttatttacaGAGCAATTTGTATACTGAacaaatttacattaatttcaTACTTTTTACGGAAAGGATATTTCATTTCTTCGAAGGAGACAGGGGTGAACATTAAAATTGTAAGTGGGTGGGTGTACTTTTATATTTGAACTCTGCAATATGAcagtttaattttgaaataacttGATATAGGTGTAGATACACAAATTACATTAAGACAAGTTTTTGCACATTTCAAACTTGGTATTTACATCCACTCAGTAGATAATTTTTTACAACATATAAGAAATGGTTGATATTTGCGCCACTTTAAGATATATACCAAATACTCATTTTTACAGGGAGTCTTgcatatagagagagagagagagagagagagagagagagagagagagagagagagagagaggatatctatattgtgtgattttatctttgctttatccaacgagttgaaatggtgtatatattcgcgaggcttgccgagcaattataatattttcaacgagttggataaaggaAATGTAAAATCACACATTTAtaaatgttctatttatctcatacaatttcatttataatttgaaactttcgagacagtcccttatatgaccggaattcattttttttttcaaaaattaaaaacgatgatgcagcgttgtgttatgcggttattgtgaccttgcgcaatacattaaGTTgggaatgctcgttagtttgaattgactcgaacgaggaacggttgttgatgttttataaaacaaacactagcctAATGATTCGAAATAAAATTAGTGAATacggatgcttactggtggtggaaatAAAGgcttatgaaacattatttcgttAAGTTCTTGTGTgtaaacacaaccagagcgctctgttttcatcgcgtcgtcagtATGAACTCATTGATAGTTAACGTacttgcagttttataaactacacaaagcaaatttaaagttgtaagggggctaaacttatcaaacatcttgacaaacaagaaaatgGGTCTTTTGGTTACGGTTGTGTATAACTTTgcagaaagggggggggggggctaagccagccatccccccccccccccccaaatagccccccggttccgacgcctatgcttttccttcatatttctaatttaaatctttaaaatccattttaaatcattttttttttgtagtagatatagttatgttgaaagttcgaaaataggtcactgaagcgttgaggcgaggggctgtgtcaaaaatagttcggaccggaagtatttgataaagcatcacccgtttgatatagcaaaggtttatcccacgggtaatatacaccacacgtatgagataaataaataaataaataaataaatatatatatatatatacatatatatatatatatatatatatatatatatatatatatatatatatatatatatatatatatatatatatatatatataaaggtcGATTTTACAGTTACAACTAATAATTATGATTGCTCTTACTTTGaccttttttaatttcttttttctgcaTCATCtattttggaatattttttgGGACATTTTAACAATGATATTGTAATTgtctataaaaagaaataaaattgaatattgaCCGCTTTCTCTTTTTATATTCGTCTGTCTGTTTGATTGATGGAACGAAGTAAAAAATTTCGGAAAGTACTTGGAAATCATTAAATGCTATTTCAACGTTTAAAAAAAGCGTGTACTCAAATATCCTTTACATAATGTATATTTCTTACACTAAACAATTCAGAGGTATTTGGCGAGGAGTATTAGGACTTGTTTCTACCTTTCGAcccatatgaaaaaaaatcccgacaaaaaatgtaataacTAAAGGAAATTTTAACAGTTATTGAGAGATCGTTGCATTAGTGATTATTGgcgaaaaaagaaattgttattGTCCTTGAAATTAAAATTCTGTTCCTTATTGATTCTTCCAAACATTTATCAATTGTCTTGTGAAAAAACACCACGAATACGTTTGGCTTTTTAGGTATGTACTGATAACTGCACAGTCCACATatagttcaaataaaaaataaaaatcaacagaTCTGTTTACATATTGTTGACAAACCATACATAGTATAAATAGACACATTATGGTCGATTTTCATTCCTTAACACGTTttagtacatatcaaatttacgGTTTATGTCCCATTGTACTTGTAATATCGAAATGCAAGATGAATTTCGAATAACAATGTAAGAAAGACAACTCAACGTTGTTGCAGTCTGTAAATGTTGTGAATTACACCAAACATGAGCCagacatattttgataatgttttaatacactttgtacatttttttttccatttgaatCCATCCATTTGAAACAATAGAAGTTGTTTAATTGATCAAACAgtgtacaataaaaaaaacgtCAAAAGAACGGATTCAAACCATTTCTTTCTTTACAATAAACACGTCCGAAATTTGCGCACTTGAAATTAATAAGACTGAAAACCAGAGTATATTTCTTATGCTGGATTTGTATCGAGACATGGACAATACGATGTAGCCTacattaaaatcataacatATAGCTGATTAAATGATTTACACGCAATGATAcaacatatatacacatataaatGGGGCGTAAACTCGGAATGAAAACTACTCAAATTACTCcttttcaaccaaaatttggcCTACAGACATACattaaatgaatacatttaTGTCATTGCCCTAATGTTTTCTGTTCTAAAGCGTACGCTCAAAagtgtttgaaaacaaaatgccaaaaatCATCATGAAAAgctaaataaattttgtttaatttgatatactCATTTTTACGGAAATATGCTTGGCATTTAGTAAAATAAGATTTATCAAAAGTACATAGGAGTACAATGCCTCTCATATCCCCCGCATCCAGGATGTTTGAACATCAAACGTACGGTCTTACAGAGAGACCTTATACTCGAAGATGTGCATcaggaaatataaaatttggaCAAACACGATCACAAATactaaagattttcaaaactttataaCTGTAACACCTCGTGATAAAAGCAACAAAAATCAAACTCGATCAGTGATAATTGCTGTGTTGGAGAGAATGGTACAGTGGCATCTGCATGATATATCCCATATTCTCTTTTCTCACCTTAACTAATTGGAATACTGATCGGGTGCATCACTAACCAATCGTAAAtaagaataacaataagaatattCCAAGAAATAGTTACTGttgattaaaagtaaaaaatatcaaactttaTTTGTAGGGCATCATTATGAAATTAAACCGGAAGATTAAAATCAAACCTAAcccaaacaaaaaagttttacagGAAGGGGACTAATAAAACAGTTCCaacaatatacatataatgcatttgcaattaatgtaaaatcaataaataacagTTTCAAgaggaaaaacattttttaaaatgtaaattacgTCGTCAAAAATGTCATGGCTTCTTGAACAACATCTTCCCCCTCAAGATCTTTAGTTTTCAGCCATTTCAGGGCTTTCTCTTCTATCAATTTCCATTCTGATCTATGTTGATCAAATTCTTTTCGAAAGACTGCAATTATGATGGCTGTAGTCCAAACATCCAAATCCTTAAAAACAAACAGAGTTTGATTTCGAATAAAATATAAGGAGGAAATAGTATAATGCATGCCATAAAAGCCTACCTTATAAGAATAAAATCCAAAAACATTGTCGTACActgtttaatgaaataattttcaatgtaCAAACGAATGACAAAATAAACAGATTTGACTTAATATCAATTCTACATACTTTAACAACAGCCGCATCCTTGATTTTTTGAAGCCCAGTATTTAGAATTCCACATAAGCCTTCATCAAGCGTCCATGATCCGTCAAACTTCTGTTTTTCAATTAACTGAACCATTTTCGATGAAGGATGTCCTGGAAGGAAGAAACGAAtttgatgttgattttaaatatcaaaacgTTTGATACAACCAATGGCTAGAAATATACTGAACCGGTCTGCAACAACCAATGGTAAGTTTGTATTGCgacatgaaaaataaaagtactgaagaagtactgaaagccgggctcttttgatgtgtcattatgcatattttgtagtaaaaaccggcaaaatctctctctctctcatcatttTAAATTTCGGAAATGCGCCTGAGAGAGACTGGATTATTTGTTAGCagctataaataaaaatatgtctgtctagtagaaagaAAATCAACAGTTGCATTGAAATTTGAAACAAGCGTTATAAAATCAACCCCCTTCCCCTCATTA from Crassostrea angulata isolate pt1a10 chromosome 7, ASM2561291v2, whole genome shotgun sequence includes:
- the LOC128192567 gene encoding barH-like 2 homeobox protein, producing MEFYRNYQIHTKDQSRQLVSAIHSNIGAVWNKNIEEFSGTCKPSRSSENGTNFLSSCDDGRKSFTKRTSFMISDILSTENKSRNVDYNCSDTASNGDSDEELNTPASRGCSTSEGYLRHEMVTKIKKPRKARTAFTDQQLNNLEKHFARQKYLSVQDRMELAAKLGLSDTQVKTWYQNRRTKWKRQTSVSLELLAEANLANAHRMMNPYISVYPDHQNTFTELYHRQTAGLIVPRPLLSSMYSY